The region TCCGcgcgcatagacacacacaaatggtcACCTTGGCCTTCTCCTCTGACATCATGTGCAGCTCCTGCTCTCCCATCCAGGCCTCTGCCTCGGCCACGTCGGCGTAGAACTGCTGGGCGCGGTGAGACTCCTCCAGGCGCCCGCGCCGCTGATCCGTCTCGGAGATCAGCTGGGCCCAGGACTCCTGCAGATCCAGCAGGCGGCCCTCCACCCCGTCCGTCTCCTCCTGCCCCGGGCCCGTGGAGCGCCTGTGGATGTCGTCGATGCGGGGCTGGTGCCCCTGGATCTCCTTCTGCAGGGTCTGGGAGAGGAGGACAACCAGGAAGTGAGGATACTGAGGTCTCAGGATTACAGGCAAACAGCCCAACAGTGCTTTTCCTCAACAGGCTTCCATCATTTTCGTTCCCCATCCCACAGTTTTTTGAAATGTAGTTCCACACTACAAGGTCTTAACCATGGCATGTGTACTACTTTTACATGCTGAAAATTCTGAAGCTTGTTTATACATCTGTACTCTTCACCAGAAAAATGAAGCAACTTTACTTGAGAGTCCAGCAGTTCTCTCGCTGCTGCTTACTATCCCCTCAGCCCTCCATACCTGGTTCTTCTTGATGAGCAGCTGCACGCTGGGCAGGTCTTTCCCGTGGTCCGTGGAGGTGGCCAGGGGCATTCTCTCCTTCACCCAGAGCTGGAGAGCCGAAACAGAAGGGCGCGACATTAGCGACCGCAAGTAAACCGCGCCGAGACCGGAATGACGGACAGGCGACGGCCGCTCACCAGCTCGTCCTCCAGGTCGCGGTTGAACTGGTGGCCCTCCTTGGAGGCCAGcagctgctgccgccgctgctgcaTGGGCTCGTGGATCTTGGAGAAGCTGTCGGCCACGCGCCTCTGCTGGCCGTCCACCTCCGCCAGGCCCGAGTCCTCCTGGGAGAGGGCCAGCGCCTGCGACTGCAGCGCCTGCACCTCCTTCTCCCGCACCTCCATCTGGTGCTCCAGCATCTGGGGGGAGGTGCACAAAGAGTCCaagtttagggttagggctgagcCTCCTCCAGCAATCGTGTCACCCCCCCTCTACATGACTACATACCCACTGTGGTAGGAATAGAGCTCTctgcaaatgcacattttgcaATCCTTGAAAGGAGGAATTGCATCAGCATTTCCAATTAAACTACATCATCGTTTCCAAATAGCGTCTAGGGTACGCTATTTGGAAGGTTCCGGCAGTTCCCTCTGcctcccctctttctcaccTGGTGCTTCTTGAGCAGGATGTTGACGCTGGTCAGGTCCTTGCCGTAGTCGTCGCTCTGCAGCTGAGAGGACAGGTTCATCAGCCAGGAGTCCAGGGCCGAGCAGCTCTGCGTGAAGAGCTCCGCCCTGTTGGCGTCGAACAGGCACTGCGCCTTGGTCTGGGTGgtggcctccagctcctcccactgcgCCTGCAGGCCCGCCATCGTCTTCTTCACCACCGCATCCAGCTCCGGCTTCTCGCTCACCAGAGCCTGTCCCTCCTGACAGGGGGTCGGAGGGCAGATCGGAtacagcagagggagagaggagacgtgGGAAACTGAGTCTCTTTCACATCATGTTGTTGGCTTGCCAAATCAGTTTCTGCTCTCATCATATGATAGTATGAACTTTTGGATGCCTTGTTCTGTCTGGAGAATAacaatgactgaaaaataataaagcaaactgCACCCTGAATCTCTAGCCACCTATAAGAGGTCAGACTGGCAGGAGATCCAGTGTGtgggagtttttttcccccatttattttcatcatttcaaaataagtcTGTCAGGTACTGCTGCGTCATGCATCTGTTCCGCATCGTTAGCTACGACCTGCATTATTCACGACCGCAGCCCCTGCCGCACCTTGCCGATCTTGTCCAGCCAGTCCTTGTTGGAGGCCAGCTCGGCCATGAAGGCCTGGTGCTTCTGCCACTTGCTGTGGAGGTTCCTGGCCTCGTCGTACGACATGTCCTGGGCGGTCAGCATCTTCTCGTTGATCCAGAGCGTGAGCTGCGAGGAGAGACGGGGAGGAGGATTCAGGAGGCCGGCCAGGGCGGCACGGCGGAatcgggacgggggggggttcTGAACCACCTCTGACTCAGCAGAAACGCTCGTCATCTCGCCGCGATTCCCGCGAAAACGCGTGAGTCATAGTGACAGCCTCTGCTGAACCCAGCGCCCAgctgctcgctctctctgagGTCAGGGCCACTGGCCCCTCATTTCCATAACTGTTCTCTAATGAAGTACCTAAACAAACAGATGCACAGGGCAGAAGACTGAGACTGGTTTTTGCTGACCACAAGCTTTCCCTTCTCTTTACCTCCTGTCCATCCTGCAGGAAGTGCTGCAGTTCACGGTTGTCTTTCAGCTTGGCCAGTAATGCGCTGGCAACCTGTTTGTTCTTCTGATGTCTGAAAAGAGTGaaaggagggagacagaaagtCAGTGATGACAAGtgtggaaaataaattgtttaagaaaataaattaacaatccTGCCAATCTACTATTTGTTCAAACTTTGTCACATCTGTGTCCTCTCTGCCACATGCGCCTCTGTCCTCAATCAGGATTATACTTTTATTTAGGCCTTTATCAGACTTTATCAgttcttacacacagacactcccatacacacagcTTTAGGCAGTGAAGTGTTGATGATGGTGAGGGTTGTGACTGACAGTAGTAGTCAGACCTCGCTTTCACACACCTCGCTATCTcccctgtattacacacacctCTGCCCTATATCACACATTGACTAGCTGTTCCATACACTTCCatcccctccctgtcccacaTTACTTATCCCCTATGTTACtgcttctcactctctctgtattACACAGCTCTCTCCCCATCAGGCTCTGCCTTTCGTCCCAGCCATCCGTCACTCATGTACCTCCTCAGCAGCTCTGTCTatcactctctttccctcccccacactctctctctctcaccctcatccCCCCTCGCCCTCACCTCTCTTTAATGGAGTCGGCCTTCTCCTGAATCTTGTCAGAGTTGGTGTTGAGGTCGCTGACCAGGCGGAGTCCGGAATCCACTACTCCGTTGATCTTCTCCTCGCTGGCCTCCATGGTGGTCATGAAATCCTCATGTTTTTTGATGGCCTCTTCTGCCCCCTGGAGGCTGGAGGGCATCTCCGTGTGGGACAGGACATACTCCTGCAGGGGAGAGTGATGGTCAGGGGCTAAGTACTTGTCGACTCTACTACTCTCCTATATATCTACTACTACCTGCATATCACCGACTACATCCCTGCTCACCACCCCCTCACAAACCTGGTTAAAGCAGCCCTAGCTCTGGCTCACCACCCCCTCATCACTTGGTTAAAGTAGCCCTACCCTGATTCACCACTGGTTAAGGTAGCCCTAGCCCTGGTAGCCAGGTTCACCACGCCCTCATCACTTGGTTAAGGTAGCCCTAGCCCTGGTAGCCCGGTTCACCACGCCCTCGCTCACCTGGTTGTTGAGGAAGCCCTCGGCCTGCTTCACGTCCCTGAGGAAGGTCTGGAAGTCGAAGGCCTGGGCCAGCAGGCTGTGGCGGTTCTCCCACATGCGGCGCAGCTCGTGCCAGCCCGTGTCCAGCGCCTGCAGCCTCTGCGCCAGGAACATGTACTGGGCGTCCGTCTGGCCCTGGGTCACCTCCTCGCCCACCGCCCGCATCTTCTCGTAGTCCTCCTTGTAGTTGTCCACCTCGTTCTTGATGCCCTCGTGCTGCGTGAGCAGCTGCTCGGCCTCGGCCAGGGAGGTGGGGATGTCCTCGGAGGCCACGGCCGTCATGGTGCGCGACAGCCAGGACTGGAAGTCGTCCAGGTCCCTCAGGAAGCCCTGCAGCTTGCTGGCCTCGCCCAGGCTCTCCTCCCGCCGCTTCATGGTGGCGTTCAGCTCCTCCCACACCTCCTGGATCCCCCCGAGCCGGGCCTGGGTCTCCTGGGCCTGGTCCGGGTGCTCCTTGGCCAGCTTCTCGGCCTCCTTACGCAAGTCATCTAACTTTCCCTAAaggaaaaaacaaggaaaaattaTCGTTAAAATGGCGACATGAGGTACtcggtggctcatcctgttaaggcattgTTTTAGTGCAAGGATGGATCCTACAGCCTCGTGGCAAATCCGGACTGTGCCGGTGCCCGCTGTGCCCGCTGACAGTGTCTTGATGTACAAGTTCACCAGTTGATCTGCAAACAGACTGTCTTCCTCTGATTCACGTCTGCACGAGAGTTGTGAACTACAGTGTGATCACAGTCAGTGGCTGATATCACATTTTTGGCTGCGCTCTCCAGAATGGAAATAGCTGAATAAATACATCTGAACATGCCAAATTGGGGGGAGCACATAAAAAATTTAGACAAGGACAAAAATGCATTGTTACTTTACAATGTAAATTTGGATAGTTTAATATTGCTATAAAGCCAGGTAATGTCCTTGGCTGAACAGCATGTGACATGAGTGCTGAGAGATGCAGTGCACCTGAATGGCCTCTAGGTCGCGCTCCATGCCCGTGAGCTTGCGCTGCAGGGCCATGACCCCGGCCAGGTCGTTGCCCAGGCTCTGCGTGGACTCGATGACTTTGGTCTTCTCcttcatccagctctggatctCGTTGCACTCCAGGTGGTAGTTCTGGATGTTGAGCGCTGACTCCAGGGCCTGCTTCCTCTTGTCTGCCAGCCGCTCAAACTCCTTCCATCTGGAGAGGGACAGGACGTCAGAGGGCAAATGCAGGTcttttcatgttacatgtaaatgtgaaaagtgtgtgtgtgtgtgtgtgtgtgtgtgtgtatcttagtgcgtgcgtatgtgtgtgtgtgtgtatgcatgtgtctttgtgtacaggtgtgtgtacctgtcatTGAGCTGGTCCTGAGTCTGGTGAATCTGCCCTTTGCTGCGGTGGTCTGAGGCGAGTAGCTGCTTTGCCACTTGGTTCACGTCAGAGATTCGGGTGCCCATGTTAttcatctcagtctccagagtCTCGAACCTGGAagcatgcagacacaaacacagatgcacaagcaaaataataagtaataccccccccccgttctctaTGATAACAACAGGAGGCCTGGAGATGACAAACAGCTTTCAGTCCAGCACACGTCTCTACCACCCATTCCCTCCCAtctgtctttccctccctcccccgcttTTTGGGAATAATTCCAGATCCTCCACCtttccccgtctctctctcttctgtcctgccaccttattctctctttccttccctctagTCCTCTCCACCCTTTCCTCAGCAGGTCTGCCCCaggacatctctctctctctctctcttcccccctccatCCTCACCTCTGCTGCACCAcctccaggtcctccagctTGCTCGGAATCTCCATGGCATCCAGCCACTGCTCCTTCTCCCCCACCCAGAGCTGGCAGGCGTCGCCCTCGCTGAACATGCGGTAGAGAgccagcgccccctccagggccTGGCGCCGCGACGCCGACAGGGACTCCAGCTCCTCGTAGCGCTGCTCGATGGCGGGGAGACGGCCCTCCACCTGGAACCGAGAGAAAGGCCTCAATCCCATCGCCTGTTTCGTCCGTCCTCGTCTCCTCTGTCCTCGCCTGACCCGGAAATCGATCCAGGTGCATGATCTTTAAGGGCATTCCAAcccgttaaatgctccttgagGGAGCTAGGAGAGAGACACTAGAAGGCTCccgaaggatgcttgagcaaggaaacacgaGTACATTCTTTGCAGaggtatttttttcagaaagtgtGATAAACCTATGGATCCACCTCTCACTatctgccatgtctgtaatTGAACTGACACTTGAGAGAGAAAGGATGTTCCATTTGCCTAAAACACATTTCCTGGATTTCTCCATCACAACAAACATCCTCTGCTTAGTACCCAGCAGGGAGTAGGGTTTCATGCAGCCAGTAATCATCTGGCTCCTGACTCTGACAGCCTAAGTACCACAGGCTACCAGTGAAAGATATGCCTTCTGCTGATGAGTGCtaactctcctgtagtactatgTAGCCTGTCGAGTGTAAGACAGGGACACCTAGACTCAGGGTCTAGGTGCCACAGCGGTGGCTAAAGGGGCACACTAAAGCATTCCATACTTGAGACTGGGGGCAAGAGCGTCACGCAGGCTGACCTGAGGGGAGCGGGCGTAGGCCGAGGGCAGGCCCAGGGCCTGCTCGTGCAGCGAGTCGATCAGGTTGCGGTGGCTCTGgatctcctcctccacctcgcGCTGCTTGCGGGCCAGCGTCTGGGTGGAGAACTCGTCGTGCCCCACCTCCTGGCTGGACACCCGCCGCAGGGTCTCCATGATCCAGGCCTCCATGTCGTTAGCGTCAGTCTGGAACTGGTGCAGAGCCACCGCCTCCTTCAGACGCTGCTCTCTCAACTGGGAcgcctgtggagagagagagagagagagagggagagagagagagagagagagagagaaagacagagagagagagagagagagagagagagagagagagagagagaaggagagagatgtgGTTAGATATGCAGAAAAGAGGTTCCAGAAATAACTATGGGGGATCATAATGATCCCTTCATCTGATGATACCAATACCCAATACCTAACAACCTTCCCATCCCCAAaactctccccacccctccacctcctccccactATCTGCTCCTCCCACCTTCCATATCCCAACTCGtaccccttcctcttcctccatcccTACCTCTTCCAAGTGCGCCCACTGTGCACGGACGTCCCGGATTCTCTCGGTGACCTCCGGGGCCCCGTAGTGGCCGTCCCTCACCAGGGCGTCGCCGGCGGCGATGCTGTGGCCCAGGGGGCCGTAGCGGGCGGCCATCTCGTCCCGGAAGGCCTCGTGCTTGCTGAGCAGGTGCAGGGCGGAGGTGAGGTCGCGCCCGCAGTCCCCGCCCGCCAGGATCTGCTCCTGCTCGCGGATCCAGGCCGCCTCCTCGCCCAGCTCCCACAGGAACTGCCAGAGGCGGCGCGAGTCCTCCAGCcgcgcccgccgcccgcccgccaggCGCCCCAGCTCCTCGTACGCCCGTCCCAGCAGGGCCACCTTCTCGCTCACCAGGGCCGGCTCGCACGGCTTgtagcctgagagagagagagagagagagagcaggaccaGGGGGAACTGAGTGAGCTGCAACTCTTACACCGGTTTAACCCCTTTCAACCGCTCAGTCAGTTAAAGACAATTAGTATTAAATACCAGTGTCTAATTGTAGGAATAGTAATTGAAGTAACATTTGCATTATCTATTAGATGCAAGTGTCCACTGGGGATTATAAGACCTTTTGACTTTTTCTCTGTAGGCCTATCTGACACTCCTCTGTTGGTCTCGGACAGCACACATGAATACATGCTCTCCTCCGAAGCTGCTAGCTCTTTCGCTATGCTGAGCCGCTTCGCTAGGGTGAGGGGGCCCCCCCATATGCAGCTGGTGCAGGGAGGCTGACCAGAGTGGGTCGCAGGTGCACACTGAGACACGCCGTCCCATTGGCTGAAACTGAGCCTAATTGGATGGTGCTACAATTATGTGCtaccctgcagggctgccagcAACAGTCTGGCAAAGTCTGGATTTGACACTAGACAATGGGGTGCATCCAAACATTTGAACAGCCTCTTAACAGCAGGAGCCACCAGCACCAATTACTCTAAGCTCTGTAACTGCTTAAAGACCACAGTGTGCCCAATTGCCACAATGAAGACAAACTGCCTCTCTGCTAGAGCAGACAGCTGTTTGCATGCAGGAGGatgtctggatgtgtgtgtgtgtgtgtgtgtgtgtgtgtgcatgtatgtgtgagtgtgtgtgtgtgtatatatgtgtgtgtgtgtgcgtgtgtgttgtgtatatgtgtgtgcgtgtgtgcatgcgtatgtgggtgtgtgtgtgtgtttgtgtgtgtgcgtgtgtgtatgtgtgtgtgcgtgtgtgtatgtgtgtgtgtgtgtgtgtgtgtgtgtgtgtgtgtgcgtgtgtgtgcgtgtgtgcatgcgtgtgtgtgtgtgtgtatatgtgtgtgtgtgtgtgtgtgtgtgtgtgtgtgtgtgtgtgtgtgtgtgtgtgtatgtgtgtgtgtgagtgtgtgtatatgtgtgtgtgtgtgtgtgtgtatgtgtgtgtgtgtgtgcgtgtgtgtatgtgtgtgtatatgtgtgtgtgtgtgtatgtgtgtgtgtgtgtgtgtgtgtgtgtgtgtgtgctgtatggggtgtgtgtgtgtgtgtttgtgtgtgtgtgtgtgtgtgtgtgtgtgtgtgtgtatatgtgtgtgtgtgtgtgtgtgtgtgtgtgtgtgtgctgcgtatgtgtgtgtgtgtgtgcgtgtgtgtgtgtgtgtgtgtgtgtgtgtatatgtgtatatgtgtgtgtgtgtgtgtgtgtgtgaaactcaCTCTGCTCGGTGCTGGTGAAGCGCAGGGCGGAGGCCTGAACCCCGCGGATGCGCTCTGCCTGGGCGGAGATGTCCGCCTCCACCAGCGTGTGCGTCTGCAGAAGATCGTCCACGTCGTGCAGGTGCTTCCCGCAGTCCTGGGACTGCAGCCggccctggggggggcggggacggggggggcacacacaggGTATTAAGGAGTGACAGCATGACTGAGTGACAGTAGCGGCAGTATGACTGTGTGACAGTATGATTGAGTGACAGTATGACTGAGTGACAGAATGATTGAACGACAGTATGAGCTTTATATGATTCCACTATGACTTGTGGATCTTTCTGCGATTGCAGCCATTTTCTAAAGAACAAagacatgcatttttttcaggtaGACCACTGATTTTTTACCAATGACAAACTTCTAACTGAGAAACTGTGCTAATTCTGGACAGATACTGAGATGTATTTTAAAGAACTTTCTCAGCTGTGATGACTCACTGGCATTTAGCTGAATCACCAGCTGTCCCAAAATAAGAACAAGGAAAACAAAGGATTCAACTTAACACCAGAGCTAACAAACGCTATGGAAAACctgtgggtttttttggaaCACAGCCACACTGCTTTTCCCTGTCCTTACATGAGCCCTCTCTTCTGGCAGTCTACTTGGCCTTGTTGTAGGGCCAGAGCAGGTGTGTGGTCATGTtaaatcaatttcaaaaagttGGCAGATCCTGACTGCCCTTACAGAAGTGAAATATAATCTAATATTCTGATTAATACTCTTCACGGCAATGTActtcttaaaaatatattacaataactgaaatctttaaataatttgtatatttgtccATGTATTGTGAAGTTTTCTCAATCAATTTggctattgtatttgttttatttcaatatatagcAGTATACTTAATTTATGTAAGGGTCcgcccacacacatacttgGTTTCTCTAGCGGAGCGGTACACACTGATTGGTTTCCCTAGTGGAGCTGTACACTGATTGGTTTCCCTAGCGGAGCTCTATACTCTGATTGGTTTCCCTAGCGGAGCTgtacactctgattggtttccCTAGCGGAGCTgtacactctgattggtttccCTAGCGGAGCTgtacactctgattggtttctATAACGGAGCGgtacactctgattggtttccCTAGCAGAGCAGTAAACTCTGATTGGTTTCCCTAGCGGAGCTgtacactctgattggtttccCTAGCGGAGCGgtacactctgattggtttctCTAGTAGAGCTctacactctgattggtttccATAGCGGAGCTGTACACTCAGACTGGTCTCTCTAGCAGAGCTGTGAGGTCAGAGGCGGTGCCCCGCTGCAGTGACGGCGCCCGTGCTCACCTTCATGTCTCCCATCCAGTCCATGATGTATCTCATCTCCTGCATCAGCCGCTGCAGGTCCCTGTGGGCGGCCAGCCTCTCCCTGCGGGCGGCCAGCAGCTCCTTCAGGTACTCCCAGAGGCGCAGCACGTTGTCGCGGCGCGCCAGCACCCGGCGCACCTCGTGGTATCCCTCCGCCTCCAGCTCCCGCGCCACCGCCTCCACGGCCGCCACGCGCTCCCCGTACGCCCCGATGTCCGTCTCGATGGCCTCGTGCTTCCGCGTGGCCGCCTCCACCGCGCTCAGGTCGATGCCGAAGTTGTCCTGCGCGtgcgcggggtggggggtggaggcaaTGGTGAGAATGAGGGATTTTCGATTATTTCACAGATCGATTGATCGCACAATTAGCTCGATTCTGAATTGATTCCAAGCATTGGGAAGAATCTATTTTCAGAACGGACAAAGTACCCAAGTACCCAAGCTTTTCCATCATAATAAAGTCTTAAAACTTAGCCTATCGTATCAATAAATCAACTGATTTTATTTGCTCGcaactaaatttttttttctccttttatttAACTCACAAATGTTGCGCGCCAACAAAACCAATATACAACGGTTTGTCTGAATACTCAATTCCGATTGGCTGGAATGAGTGCAGTATTCTTCCATACACGCCCGCTATGAAGCAGCGCCTGAAGAAGTTCAATCACCATTCTAAATTAATGCGTATTGGTCAGACTcgaaaaataaactgaaatttgTAAGAGCAAGCCAACAGTTTCAATATCATACTTGCAACAGTGTCAGCTGATGTCAATGAATGACTGTATAGAGTAGCTAATCTAGTTAAAAGCTTAACTACATTTACAGTTTAGCCTCTGTTTCGAATATAATTCGGTAGTTGGCCCGCTGATTAGTGATAACAAACATGCTGTGAGACTATTTTGACCTGACTGAGGTCCTAGAAAGACCCATTCATTGCTAAGTGGTATATGGTATGGGTTATCTGAGCTGATTCAGATGCAAGCATAAAATTCTGAACCCAGGACTGTCAGTGAATGAAAGAATTACGTTTGAGGTAACAGCGAAAAATGACGACGCTCAATTCTTTCATAGCGCTTACTGTGTGAAACCATACACTGCCTACTCCCTCATCACAAACTCGTGAATAGAGAGAATCTTCTAAATATAGCCATGTGTTCCCTGCTGTAGTCAACATGATTGTTCTCATtagttttaatttcacatttgaacATGATCATTCACTGGCGagaaaaaacatgacatttaaaCTGCTCTCCTAATCAAAACAAGCTTCAATGGCCCTATTGTCAGCAGCATTAAATATTAACGGCGTCGGGTGCGAAAGACAAAAGAGCATCCTGCTGCTGGTTGCTGAGCGTACCTGAGAGACGAGGCGCTGGTTCTCGCTCAGCCAAGTCTCCCTCATGGCCGCCTTGCGGTCGAAACGCGCCGCCAGCATCTCCAGCTTCTCCTGGCGAATCAGCTCGTTGCGCAGCGCCAGCTCCCGCTCGTGCTCCGCCTTCTCCAGGCGTTCCCACGCCTGAcggaaccaatcacagcagcagcacgtCAAGGCCACGCCCTGCCCTTCAAAATCTTTTTACTCAAATAGTAAATCAGAGCAAATCAACAGCAGTAGTGAATGCAATATCCTTCCATGTTCTGTAACATCTACAGCAGTGGTTCCCAGgccagttcctggagatttactgtATCTACTGTAATGATTTCTGTAGTTCTATGTGAGAATAATCCTTACTGTAGAAcctgtatacagtacatagcTATAGATCTGCAAAGCATTCTGGTCAAAATTTGATGGCGGGTGAAACTTAAAGTAATAAATCTTAACACGGTAATAGGCCTGTTTGACTGCCAAAGTTTCCCAGCCGCAAAAGGCTATGCTAACTTTGCTGTACTTAAAATTTGGGTTATTTTCAGCATTGATTTTGTTTACAATAGTGTTTGCCATCACATCGATTGATTATGGACTTCTTTCATGCCCTGCTTTGCACTGTAGTCTACACTGAATTGCTGcaataatactaacaaaaataaatacatttaattgcaACTGTTGAAAAAAAGATCACAGTTTCACACGGGGCTGGGAACCACCGCACTACAGCCAATCGCAGTGGGGGTTGTGCGTTATGCTGCGGTGGGAACAGGGAACAGAATCTCCTCAGCTTTCATGGCACTTTCCACAGTCACGACCACAGCACCTTGTTAATGTCAGAGATGAGCTTGCCCTCCCTGGGCATGTAGACCTTCTGATTGTTGGCCCTCATTTTGCTTTGGATGGTGAACAGCAAGACCTCCAGATTTCCCTTTTCCGtaaacctgcagcacacacacacacacacacacacagacacacaccacgtATTAGCAATGTTTCTCAAGTCACCAACAACCCCATCCACGGAGACGTTGCCCACAGTGTATACGCAACCCAATTTCAGTTCTCTTTCTGGGATTCTGTTCCTCCCTGCCCTGTCCTAGTTCCCTTCCCTCAGTCCCTAACTGCCCCTCCCGGTCTCGCCGGCAGGTCCTCACTTGGGCGGCTTCTCCACGGTGCGGTAGGTGTTGAAGGCCTGCAGCTGGTTCTGCACTCCGCTCAGGGAGTTGGCCAGCTGCCGGTCGTTGAGGGTGAAGATGGTCTGCTCGATCCACTGCAGCAGCTCCGACGCCAGGGTCTCGTACTTCTCAATCAGCTG is a window of Anguilla rostrata isolate EN2019 chromosome 9, ASM1855537v3, whole genome shotgun sequence DNA encoding:
- the LOC135262855 gene encoding spectrin beta chain, non-erythrocytic 1-like isoform X3, which gives rise to MSTISPTDFDSLEIQQQYNDINNRWDLAAESDWDNENSSARLFERSRIKALADEREAVQKKTFTKWVNSHLGRVTCRIGDLYTDLRDGRMLIRLLEVLSSEQLPKPTKGRMRIHCLENVDKALQFLKEQKVHLENMGSHDIVDGNHRLTLGLIWTIILRFQIQDISVETEDNKEKKSAKDALLLWCQMKTAGYQNVNVHNFTTSWRDGLAFNAIVHKHRPDLIEFDTLKRSNAHYNLQNAFNVAEKELGLTKLLDPEDVNVDHPDEKSIITYVATYYHYFSKMKALAVEGKRIGKVLDYAIEADQLIEKYETLASELLQWIEQTIFTLNDRQLANSLSGVQNQLQAFNTYRTVEKPPKFTEKGNLEVLLFTIQSKMRANNQKVYMPREGKLISDINKAWERLEKAEHERELALRNELIRQEKLEMLAARFDRKAAMRETWLSENQRLVSQDNFGIDLSAVEAATRKHEAIETDIGAYGERVAAVEAVARELEAEGYHEVRRVLARRDNVLRLWEYLKELLAARRERLAAHRDLQRLMQEMRYIMDWMGDMKGRLQSQDCGKHLHDVDDLLQTHTLVEADISAQAERIRGVQASALRFTSTEQSYKPCEPALVSEKVALLGRAYEELGRLAGGRRARLEDSRRLWQFLWELGEEAAWIREQEQILAGGDCGRDLTSALHLLSKHEAFRDEMAARYGPLGHSIAAGDALVRDGHYGAPEVTERIRDVRAQWAHLEEASQLREQRLKEAVALHQFQTDANDMEAWIMETLRRVSSQEVGHDEFSTQTLARKQREVEEEIQSHRNLIDSLHEQALGLPSAYARSPQVEGRLPAIEQRYEELESLSASRRQALEGALALYRMFSEGDACQLWVGEKEQWLDAMEIPSKLEDLEVVQQRFETLETEMNNMGTRISDVNQVAKQLLASDHRSKGQIHQTQDQLNDRWKEFERLADKRKQALESALNIQNYHLECNEIQSWMKEKTKVIESTQSLGNDLAGVMALQRKLTGMERDLEAIQGKLDDLRKEAEKLAKEHPDQAQETQARLGGIQEVWEELNATMKRREESLGEASKLQGFLRDLDDFQSWLSRTMTAVASEDIPTSLAEAEQLLTQHEGIKNEVDNYKEDYEKMRAVGEEVTQGQTDAQYMFLAQRLQALDTGWHELRRMWENRHSLLAQAFDFQTFLRDVKQAEGFLNNQEYVLSHTEMPSSLQGAEEAIKKHEDFMTTMEASEEKINGVVDSGLRLVSDLNTNSDKIQEKADSIKERHQKNKQVASALLAKLKDNRELQHFLQDGQELTLWINEKMLTAQDMSYDEARNLHSKWQKHQAFMAELASNKDWLDKIGKEGQALVSEKPELDAVVKKTMAGLQAQWEELEATTQTKAQCLFDANRAELFTQSCSALDSWLMNLSSQLQSDDYGKDLTSVNILLKKHQMLEHQMEVREKEVQALQSQALALSQEDSGLAEVDGQQRRVADSFSKIHEPMQQRRQQLLASKEGHQFNRDLEDELLWVKERMPLATSTDHGKDLPSVQLLIKKNQTLQKEIQGHQPRIDDIHRRSTGPGQEETDGVEGRLLDLQESWAQLISETDQRRGRLEESHRAQQFYADVAEAEAWMGEQELHMMSEEKAKDEQSAVVMVKKHQILEQALEDYAQTIHQLANSSRLMVTSEHPESERITLRQAQVDKLYAGLKDLAEERRGRLQERLRLTQLKREVDDLEQWIAEREVVAGSHELGQDYEHVTMLRDKFREFARDTSTIGQERVDGVNALADDLIESGHPENASVAEWKDGLNEAWADLLELMDTRTQMLAASYELHRYHQDAREALGRVREKREALPADLGRDLNTVQHLHRQHTAYEHDIQALSGQVNQVQEDGARLQKAYAGEKADDIHRHERAVSEAWEALLSAGQARRLLLLDTVEKFRFFNMVRDLMLWMDGVNLQIDAHDSPRDVSSAGLVIANHQDIKSEIETRAGSFTACNEMGNTLIKNKHYASDEIREKLDQLQTKRDEINKKWQDKMDHLQIVLEVLQFGRDASVAESWLAGQEPLVRAAELGSNVDEVESLIKRHEAFEKLAAGWDERFTQLEKLTTLEELEIQRRREEEERARRPPTPPPAEEVLPSELESQAHESAARTSLDQTTLNQSVSVNGVHSDQDTSQGSEAESVNGPGRDSGLPSSSRLDPSGPFATLPSKSTAEPPPVETMEGMLCRKQEMESHSKKAASRSWQNVYCVLRKGSLGFYKDNKGAANGVPYHGEVPISLTEAACEVAHDYKKRKHVFKLRLGDGKEFLFQAKDEPEMSSWIRSILSSIPAGVGGAGERSPGGPTALSRAMTMPPISPGSAEPGAVTMRNKEGKEKDREKRFSFFGKKK